In one Drosophila albomicans strain 15112-1751.03 chromosome X, ASM965048v2, whole genome shotgun sequence genomic region, the following are encoded:
- the LOC117570989 gene encoding histone deacetylase 4 isoform X2, giving the protein MSSPDDRIPIHDLPPEAGNDERHLRITPSSLSLDFKPHQVDIDQQILELKKSQELQKQRLFHTYQEQTKQMELEHKMQLEHKYHELREQSMVTAAAAVEEQHRQQQQQQQQQQQQQQQQQQRERREREVMKRKENCSANASPEVKQILSCFLMSRKSQAVAPNGTTTTSPYRNRGVVKSSSGESLPAGTVTSAHPYKIPQPPPSLLKYESDFPLRKTASEPNLLKIRLKQSVIERKARIGGPAGARRHERLLQAHRRHQKNSVLTNCNSTPDSGPNSPPSSTSLSVGVVGSRGSPTSAPIQEENEEGSQYQPGQRSNINDLPLFSSPSLPNISLGRPHLTNQSQAGQTNYAIFAQLRQHAAAAAAAAAAAGASAAGGAPPPVVGGVVGTPPTYYSPLSMPFGRQAAAGPPLAMMPATGIAPQPSPVVRSASATSTSSSQASLVGDVAPPQAHAASTILSSSSSYMQQLSGVAGVTGASAVNLHAAVAAAAAAAGNLPPTNSHSHSHSHAHAATLYGHQQQHNAHTHGHPHGGHVPITDAQVAQVHLHKQGHRPLGRTQSAPLPLGHPMLTGAGQLNVAQTHYENSEAERQAYEHQVLTQKLRQTVLTRSGAAAAAVASREPQLREEEDDTAAEVMDLTDKKKPPKTVLTSTIATSTSQNLPDALAAAVAAADSYRVGVGGKSSKQRDQEYLQQQRELLYLQEAKGLLRPLSRTLSSPLVPLGPHGLSQIPDTGQQPTPIATSSSADHIPPVNLTLPHKRHLLGSAYAAQLRQQQQQLVVESASPHKRITTGLAYDPLMLKHTCSCGDNAPHPEHSGRLQSVWARLNETDLVKRCDRLRARKATQEELQTVHTEAHAMLFGSNQGQLSRPKLESALSASFVRLSCGGVGVDLDTTWNEMHTATAARMAAGCVIDLAFKTAKGDLRNGFAVVRPPGHHAEANLAMGFCFFNSIAIAAKLLRQRVPEMKRILIVDWDVHHGNGTQQAFYQSPDILYLSIHRHDDGNFFPGTGGPTECGAGAGVGYNVNISWSGALNPPLGDAEYIAAFRTVVMPIAKFFNPDIVLVSSGFDAATGHPAPLGGYHVSPACFGLMTRELLQLANGKVVLALEGGYDLAAICDSAQECVRALLGDPVSPIAQSELERPPCQNAINTLQKTIAIQQTHWPCVRLLEHTVCLSALEALKIEHDESETVNAMAGLSMQSLHRTLSRDDSEEPMDQDETK; this is encoded by the exons GAATTGCGGGAACAGAGCATGGTTACggccgccgctgctgttgaGGAGCAGcatcgccagcagcagcagcagcaacaacaacaacaacagcagcagcaacaacaacagcagcgggaGCGAAGGGAACGAGAAGTGATGAAGCGCAAGGAGAATTGCAGCGCCAATGCGAGTCCCGAAGTCAAACAGATTCTCAGT TGCTTTCTCATGAGCCGCAAGTCGCAGGCGGTGGCACCAaatggcacaacaacaacatcgccCTATCGCAATCG CGGTGTGGTGAAGAGCTCCTCGGGTGAATCGCTACCAGCGGGGACGGTAACAAGTGCACATCCTTATAAAATACCTCAGCCGCCTCCCTCACTGCTCAAATATGAATCTGATTTTCCGCTGCGCAAGACGG CATCGGAGCCGAACCTGCTGAAGATACGGCTAAAGCAGAGCGTGATCGAGCGGAAGGCTCGCATCGGCGGCCCAGCGGGGGCGAGACGTCACGAGCGGTTGCTCCAGGCTCATCGTAGACATCAAAAGAACTCGGTTCTCACAA ACTGCAACAGCACGCCGGACTCGGGACCCAATTCGCCGCCCTCGTCCACATCGCTGTCGGTGGGCGTGGTGGGGAGTCGCGGCTCACCGACCAGCGCTCCCATCCAGGAGGAGAACGAGGAGGGCAGCCAATACCAGCCGGGACAGCGGAGCAACATCAACGATCTGCCGCTGTTCAGTTCACCCTCGCTGCCGAACATCTCGCTGGGTCGACCGCATTTAACCAATCAATCGCAGGCGGGCCAGACCAACTATGCCATTTTCGCTCAACTGCGTCAGCATGCGGCCGCCGCCGCggcagccgctgcagcagcgggCGCATCTGCAGCCGGCGGTGCACCGCCGCCGGTCGTTGGCGGCGTTGTCGGCACACCGCCCACCTACTACAGTCCATTGTCGATGCCCTTCGGTCGTCAGGCGGCGGCAGGGCCACCGTTGGCCATGATGCCCGCCACGGGAATTGCGCCGCAACCGTCGCCTGTGGTGCGTTCGGCATCGGCCACATCGACATCCTCGTCGCAGGCCTCGCTTGTGGGCGATGTGGCACCGCCGCAAGCCCATGCCGCCTCCACCATACTGTCCTCTTCCTCGTCCTACATGCAGCAGTTGAGCGGTGTGGCTGGTGTCACTGGCGCCTCGGCGGTCAATCTGCAtgcggctgtggctgcggccgctgccgccgctggCAATTTGCCGCCCACAAACAGTCACAGTCATAGCcacagccacgcccacgccgCCACACTCTACgggcatcagcagcagcacaacgcacacacgcacGGACATCCGCATGGCGGTCATGTGCCCATCACGGACGCACAGGTGGCCCAGGTGCATCTGCACAAGCAGGGACACCGTCCGCTGGGACGCACACAGTCCGCTCCGTTGCCCCTGGGGCATCCGATGCTGACGGGCGCGGGGCAACTGAATGTGGCGCAGACGCACTACGAGAACAGCGAG GCGGAACGCCAGGCGTATGAGCATCAGGTGCTCACCCAGAAACTGCGGCAAACGGTGCTGACGCGCAGCGGAGCCGCCGCCGCAGCCGTTGCCAGTCGTGAGCCGCAGCTGCGCGAGGAGGAGGACGACACGGCTGCCGAGGTGATGGATCTCACCGACAAGAAGAAACCGCCCAAAACGGTGCTCACGAGCACCATTGCCACCAGCACCTCACAGAATCTGCCCGACGCCTTGGCCGCTGCAGTCGCCGCTGCTGACTCGTATCGAGTGGGCGTCGGCGGCAAGTCGAGCAAGCAACGGGATCAGGAgtatctgcagcagcagcgcgaGCTGCTCTATCTGCAGGAGGCCAAGGGACTGTTGCGTCCGCTGTCGCGCACCCTGAGCAGTCCGCTGGTGCCACTGGGACCGCACGGTCTCAGCCAAATACCGGACACCGGTCAGCAGCCGACACCGATAGCGACATCATCGTCGGCCGATCACATACCGCCCGTGAATCTAACGTTGCCGCACAAGCGTCATCTGCTGGGCAGCGCCTATGCCGCCCAGCtgcgccagcagcaacagcagctggtcGTGGAGAGCGCCTCGCCGCACAAACGCATCACTACGGGTCTCGCCTACGATCCGCTGATGCTGAAGCACACCTGCAGCTGTGGCGACAATGCCCCGCATCCCGAGCACAGCGGCCGCCTGCAGAGCGTCTGGGCGCGTCTCAACGAAACGGATCTGGTGAAGCGTTGTGATCGCTTGCGAGCACGCAAGGCCACGCAGGAGGAGCTCCAGACGGTGCACACGGAGGCGCATGCGATGCTCTTTGGCTCGAATCAGGGTCAGCTGAGTCGTCCCAAACTCGAGTCAGCGTTGTCCGCGAGCTTTGTGCGCTTGTCGTGCGGCGGCGTTGGCGTCGATCTGGATACCACCTGGAATGAGATGCACACGGCGACGGCAGCTCGCATGGCCGCCGGGTGTGTCATCGATTTGGCCTTCAAGACGGCCAAGGGTGATCTGCGCAACGGTTTCGCCGTCGTCCGTCCGCCTGGCCATCATGCCGAGGCCAATCTAGCCATGGGCTTCTGTTTCTTCAACTCGATCGCCATTGCGGCGAAACTGTTGCGTCAACGCGTGCCCGAAATGAAGCGCATCCTCATCGTTGACTGG GATGTGCATCATGGCAATGGCACACAGCAAGCATTCTACCAAAGTCCCGACATTCTATATCTTTCCATACATCGACACGATGACGGCAACTTCTTTCCCGGCACCGGTGGCCCCACAGAG TGCGGCGCCGGTGCTGGTGTCGGCTACAACGTGAACATCTCATGGTCCGGCGCACTGAATCCACCGCTGGGCGATGCCGAATATATCGCTGCATTCCGTACTGTTGTGATGCCCATTGCCAAGTTCTTCAATCCGGACATTGTGCTTGTCTCGTCCGGTTTCGATGCGGCCACCGGACACCCCGCACCGCTGGGCGGTTATCATGTCTCGCCTGCGTGCTTTGGCCTGATGACACGTGAGTTGCTTCAGCTGGCCAATGGCAAGGTGGTGCTGGCCCTCGAGGGTGGCTACGATTTGGCGGCCATCTGTGATTCGGCGCAGGAGTGTGTGCGCGCCCTGCTCGGCGATCCTGTCTCGCCGATAGCTCAAAGCGAACTCGAGCGTCCGCCGTGTCAGAATGCCATCAATACGCTACAGAAAACCATTGCCATACAG CAAACACATTGGCCCTGCGTTCGATTGCTGGAGCATACGGTCTGTTTGTCGGCGCTGGAGGCACTCAAGATTGAGCACGATGAATCTGAAACGGTCAATGCCATGGCCGGCCTCTCCATGCAGTCGCTACACAG aACACTTTCGCGAGATGATTCCGAGGAACCAATGGATCAGGATGAAACCAAATAG